In Musa acuminata AAA Group cultivar baxijiao chromosome BXJ2-8, Cavendish_Baxijiao_AAA, whole genome shotgun sequence, one genomic interval encodes:
- the LOC103995962 gene encoding glycosyltransferase BC10, with protein sequence MKPASRNKAGKMEVGPCPPLPPPPRKDSSRGLLKTVSAVIIFAVAAVVSLWTVARSSSHHHHLGSRPGLLFPMSIHTANCESSLRLEGFVRPSHLLHEMSDEELFWRASMVPKVEEYPFRRVPKVAFMFLTRGPLPLSPLWEEFLKGHEDLYSIYVHTIPGYNLNVSQSSAFYGRQIPNKVVRWGSISMVDAEKRLLANALLDFSNERFVLLSESCIPVYGFPTVYKYLMRSAHSFVQSFDENSPLGRGRYNHRMAPDIVLSQWRKGSEWLELSRSLAVEVVADFKYHFLFRKYCQPPCYADEHYFPTYFNMFHGALIANRSITWVDWSRGGPHPATYGYQNITKDLIQSIRESKICKYNSGATTMCFLFARKFASDALELLLNLTSAVMSS encoded by the exons ATGAAACCGGCATCGAGAAACAAGGCGGGGAAGATGGAAGTAGGACCATGTCCTCCCCTTCCCCCTCCTCCAAGAAAGGACTCCTCCCGCGGACTCTTAAAGACCGTGTCCGCCGTGATCATCTTCGCGGTGGCGGCGGTCGTGAGCTTGTGGACGGTGGCACGCAGCTCTTCCCATCACCACCACCTCGGTTCGCGGCCGGGGCTTCTCTTCCCCATGAGCATACACACGGCCAACTGCGAGAGTAGTCTCAGGTTGGAGGGCTTCGTCCGGCCAAGCCATCTGCTACATGAGATGAGTGACGAGGAGCTGTTCTGGAGGGCTTCTATGGTGCCCAAGGTGGAGGAGTACCCATTTAGAAGGGTGCCAAAGGTGGCGTTCATGTTCCTGACAAGAGGACCTCTGCCATTGTCACCACTGTGGGAGGAGTTCTTGAAAGGCCATGAAGACCTCTACTCGATCTACGTACACACAATTCCAGGATACAACCTCAATGTGTCACAGAGTTCTGCATTCTATGGCCGCCAGATTCCAAACAAG GTGGTTCGATGGGGATCGATATCGATGGTAGACGCAGAAAAACGACTTCTGGCTAATGCATTGCTGGACTTCTCGAACGAGCGCTTCGTTCTGCTCTCTGAGAGCTGCATTCCAGTCTATGGTTTCCCAACGGTCTACAAGTACCTAATGAGATCTGCCCACAGCTTTGTGCAGTCCTTCGACGAGAACTCGCCACTCGGTCGAGGCCGGTACAACCACCGCATGGCACCTGACATTGTGCTTTCCCAGTGGAGGAAGGGGTCGGAGTGGCTCGAGCTCAGCCGGTCGCTGGCCGTGGAAGTGGTTGCAGACTTCAAGTACCACTTCCTCTTCAGAAAGTACTGCCAGCCACCTTGCTATGCTGATGAGCACTACTTCCCCACCTACTTCAACATGTTCCATGGGGCCTTGATTGCAAACAGGAGCATTACTTGGGTGGACTGGTCCAGGGGAGGTCCTCATCCAGCAACCTATGGGTATCAAAACATAACAAAGGACCTGATCCAGTCAATAAGAGAGAGTAAAATCTGTAAATACAACTCTGGAGCAACCACTATGTGTTTCCTTTTTGCAAGGAAGTTTGCATCTGATGCATTAGAGCTCCTTCTCAACCTTACTTCAGCAGTGATGAGCTCTTGA
- the LOC103995961 gene encoding APO protein 3, mitochondrial, translating to MLLGRIFTQRISCIRRTQLSYLQIRLSCHFGSTSAISNEAKVDSEEDFAYADVPRPGPTWQRKPYPTPMKVLIRRAKEEKKARQENPCRVLEHAPENGLLVPDLIEVAHQVYNARESLLHGLSKLVDGEEAIPVKKCRFCTEVHIGQLGHEIRSCEGPKCGSRSSNHVWGRGGIRDVVGFPYCYHLYDRVGKPRVGHKERFGVKRLPAIVELCIQAGLHLEDYPTKRRTKPVYSIEGRIVDFEPEEDKNAFTGNNFDSAREVLPIILDGDRLDVAGTISELSARTLQSWLDMRSGATKLMKKYTVITCGYCPEVQVGPKGHKVRMCKATKHQFRAGLHAWQEATIDDLIRPNYVWHVRDLDGPPLANELKRYYGKAPAIVELCVQAGAPVPKEYRSMMRLDVVPPDHDEYDLVA from the exons ATGCTACTTGGAAGGATATTTACGCAACGCATTTCTTGTATAAGGAGGACACAGTTATCATATCTGCAAATTAGACTCTCATGCCACTTTGGTTCCACAAGTGCCATTAGCAATGAGGCAAAGGTTGACAGTGAAGAGGactttgcttatgctgatgtcccGAGGCCTGGTCCAACATGGCAGAGGAAGCCTTACCCGACCCCCATGAAGGTGTTGATTCGAAGGgccaaagaagagaagaaagccaGGCAGGAAAACCCTTGCCGAGTCCTTGAACATGCCCCTGAAAATGGCCTTCTTGTCCCTGACCTCATTGAGGTGGCTCATCAAGTTTATAATGCCAGAGAATCTCTGCTTCATGGTCTGTCGAAACTTGTTGATGGTGAGGAAGCCATCCCTGTTAAAAAGTGTAG GTTTTGCACTGAAGTGCATATTGGTCAACTTGGTCATGAGATAAGGTCATGTGAAGGTCCCAAATGTGGTTCAAGGAGCTCAAATCATGTGTGGGGAAGAGGAGGAATAAGAGATGTTGTTGGCTTTCCATACTGCTACCACCTTTATGATAGAGTGGGAAAGCCAAGAGTTGGTCACAAAGAAAGGTTTGGAGTCAAAAGGCTTCCGGCAATAGTAGAGCTGTGCATTCAAGCAGGTCTTCACCTTGAAGATTACCCAACAAAACGAAGAACCAAGCCTGTTTATTCAATTGAGGGGAGAATTGTAGACTTTGAGCCAGAGGAGGACAAAAATGCATTTACAGGAAATAATTTTGACTCAGCGAGAGAGGTTCTTCCAATCATCTTGGACGGTGATAGGCTTGATGTGGCAGGGACGATAAGTGAATTGAGTGCCAGGACACTGCAGTCCTGGTTAGATATGAGATCAGGAGCAACAAAGCTTATGAAGAAGTATACCGTGATAACCTGTGGCTACTGCCCCGAAGTTCAAGTGGGGCCTAAGGGACACAAGGTGAGGATGTGCAAAGCTACAAAACATCAATTTCGGGCTGGCTTGCATGCATGGCAGGAAGCCACGATTGATGATCTTATTAGACCAAATTATGTGTGGCATGTGCGTGATCTTGATGGCCCCCCACTGGCCAATGAGTTAAAGAGGTACTATGGAAAGGCTCCAGCTATTGTGGAGCTATGCGTGCAAGCTGGTGCACCGGTGCCTAAAGAATACAGAAGTATGATGAGGTTGGATGTTGTACCCCCTGATCATGATGAATATGATCTTGTTGCATAA
- the LOC103995964 gene encoding uncharacterized protein LOC103995964, which produces MPLQSLATDAFGVLTISLVFLTATLGLLCIFHSLYFQFWISRRHYLQLRYFNGPWVSRIILILVSIWWGFGEIVRLRFLHTRLFSSQAWQRSICKFYILSNLGFAEPSMFLILSFLLHASLQKRESGTLSRRWNRKSLAYVLLFCFPIFIMQIAIILVGAGFSNEEQSDKKISISKFFTCASSLTDGDTVCKYPLLSTIILAGFYALLICYVTYVGAQILSLVINKGLRRRIYVLIASVILLLPLRALLLGFSVLPSAGSLLYEASVFLSFLMLLFCTTVGICTLVFFPVSDSLALRDIGHAGIRGMPCDDYYHDGALLIVNQSDQRPSRNSDESAKSGSTSFCSINLGGFAASEDISEARLSHGPAIIPSSVS; this is translated from the coding sequence ATGCCCCTCCAGAGTCTTGCCACCGATGCATTTGGTGTATTGACCATTTCCCTTGTCTTCCTGACTGCCACTCTTGGTCTACTATGCATCTTCCATTCTCTGTACTTCCAGTTCTGGATCAGTAGAAGACATTATCTGCAGCTCAGATATTTTAATGGGCCCTGGGTTAGTCGGATCATTTTAATTCTAGTCTCTATTTGGTGGGGCTTTGGGGAGATTGTTAGGTTGAGATTCCTACATACAAGGCTCTTTTCCAGCCAAGCATGGCAGAGAAGCATCTGCAAATTCTACATCCTCTCAAATTTAGGGTTTGCAGAACCAAGCATGTTTCTTATTCTTTCATTCCTTCTCCATGCCTCACTGCAGAAAAGGGAATCTGGCACACTGAGCCGACGGTGGAACAGAAAGTCGCTTGCGTATGTGCTGCTCTTCTGCTTTCCGATTTTCATTATGCAAATTGCCATCATTCTAGTTGGTGCTGGGTTTAGCAATGAAGAGCAGAGTGACAAGAAAATCAGTATATCAAAGTTCTTCACATGTGCATCTTCCTTAACAGACGGCGATACTGTATGCAAGTATCCACTTCTAAGCACTATAATTCTTGCGGGTTTTTATGCCCTCCTGATCTGCTATGTGACATATGTCGGTGCACAGATATTGTCATTGGTCATCAACAAAGGTTTGCGGCGAAGGATTTATGTTCTGATAGCATCAGTCATCCTTCTCCTTCCATTGAGGGCTCTTCTCCTTGGATTCTCTGTTCTTCCTAGCGCAGGCAGTCTGCTGTATGAGGCCAGTGTGTTCTTGTCTTTCCTCATGCTGTTGTTTTGCACTACTGTTGGCATCTGCACTCTAGTGTTCTTCCCCGTGTCGGATTCCTTGGCACTGAGAGACATAGGCCATGCTGGAATCAGAGGCATGCCCTGCGATGACTACTACCATGATGGTGCTCTTCTCATTGTTAACCAGAGCGATCAAAGGCCAAGTAGGAATTCTGATGAATCTGCAAAGAGTGGCTCCACGTCTTTTTGCAGCATAAACTTGGGTGGTTTTGCAGCATCAGAAGATATTAGCGAAGCCAGACTCTCACATGGTCCTGCCATTATTCCCTCATCTGTGTCATAA
- the LOC103995959 gene encoding two-component response regulator ORR1 — protein MEEGEGSNGGVFEGGLEVRVLVVDDSPVERRMVEGLLKKSGAMFQVIAVDSGKRAMEVLGLTDDKAEQPTVDDQKVDIILTDYSMPEMTGYDLLKTVKEQSCRKPIPVIIMSSENEPQRISRCRAIGAEDFILKPLQTNDVLRLRSYARPVELSPRTGTKRKMTLELMAENSSSDRRPRLTGLAVS, from the exons atggaggagggggaggggagcAATGGCGGCGTGTTCGAAGGAGGGTTGGAGGTGAGGGTGTTGGTGGTGGATGACTCCCCAGTGGAGAGAAGGATGGTGGAAGGCTTGCTCAAGAAGAGTGGAGCCATGTTTCAAG TTATAGCTGTTGATAGCGGAAAGAGAGCAATGGAAGTTCTTGGATTAACTGACGACAAAGCTGAACAGCCTACCGTCGAT GACCAGAAGGTAGACATAATCCTCACCGACTACTCCATGCCAGAAATGACTGGATATGACCTGCTGAAGACTGTCAAG GAGCAGAGCTGCCGAAAACCTATTCCTGTAATCATAATGTCTTCCGAAAATGAGCCACAGAGAATCAGCAG GTGCCGAGCTATTGGAGCGGAGGACTTCATCCTTAAGCCTCTTCAGACGAACGATGTGCTGAGATTGAGGAGCTATGCTCGACCAGTAGAATTATCACCCAGAACAGGCACCAAGAGGAAAATGACACTAGAATTGATGGCTGAGAACAGCAGCTCGGACAGAAGACCACGCCTCACTGGGCTGGCGGTGTCATGA
- the LOC135620091 gene encoding ferrochelatase-2, chloroplastic-like: protein MGIEILALSRPSPASQWERLSSSHQASTRGVIEMASLELRSSSLPRTKSLPEKVLLPATCSTQMLGHSSWQHMKSGVGPCYWMKPLVPKNYPWQPDLSSSNHKRSSKVYSSSSEALLTSTSQASQGTILVDNERVGVLLLNLGGPETLDDVQPFLFNLFADPDIIRLPRMFRFLQKPLAQFISVVRAPKSKEGYASIGGGSPLRQITDAQAKALRKALHDKNVPAKVYVGMRYWHPFTEEAINQIKMDGITKLVVLPLYPQFSISTSGSSLRLLESIFRDDEYLVNMQHTVIPSWYQREGYIKAMADLIEKEVQKFESPEKVMMFFSAHGVPLAYVEEAGDPYKAEMEECVDLIMEELEKRGITNAYTLAYQSRVGPVEWLRPYTDETIVELGQKGVKSLLAVPISFVSEHIETLEEIDVEYKELALKSGIQNWGRVPALGCEPTFISDLADAVIESLPYVGAMAASSLEARQSLVPLGSVEELLAAYDSKRGELPPPVTVWEWGWTRSAETWNGRAAMLAVLALLVLEVTTGEGFLHQWGILPRSIN, encoded by the exons ATGGGGATAGAGATCTTGGCGCTCTCCCGCCCCTCTCCTGCCTCGCAGT GGGAGCGGTTGTCATCGTCTCATCAAGCAAGTACCAGGGGTGTCATAGAGATGGCCAGCCTAGAGCTTCGGTCTTCGAGTTTGCCTCGGACGAAATCTTTGCCTGAGAA GGTTCTACTGCCAGCAACATGCTCAACTCAGATGTTGGGTCATTCTTCTTGGCAACACATGAAATCTGGTGTTGGACCATGCTATTGGATGAAACCTTTAGTTCCGAAAAACTATCCATGGCAGCCTGATCTGTCCTCATCCAATCATAAGCGATCATCTAAAGTATACTCATCATCTTCTGAAGCATTACTGACCTCAACATCCCAGGCATCACAGGGTACAATTCTTGTGGATAATGAAAGAGTTGGGGTTTTGTTACTCAATCTCGGTGGTCCAGAAACTCTCGACGATGTTCAACCATTCTTGTTTAATCTATTTGCTGATCCG GACATCATTCGACTTCCTAGGATGTTCCGGTTTCTTCAGAAGCCTTTGGCTCAATTCATCTCTGTTGTTAGGGCGCCCAAAAGCAAAGAAGGTTATGCTTCTATTGGTGGTGGTTCTCCACTCAGACAGATAACTGATGCACAA GCAAAAGCATTAAGAAAGGCCTTGCACGACAAGAATGTTCCAGCAAAGGTATATGTAGGAATGCGTTATTGGCATCCATTTACTGAAGAAGCCATCAACCAG ATTAAAATGGATGGGATCACAAAACTTGTTGTGCTTCCTCTGTACCCACAGTTTTCAATATCAACTAGTGGCTCAAGTCTTCGGTTGTTGGAAAGTATATTCAG GGATGACGAATATTTGGTAAATATGCAACATACAGTTATACCATCCTGGTATCAACGAGAAGGATACATCAAGGCGATGGCAGATTTAATTGAAAAGGAGGTGCAAAAATTTGAATCCCCTGAGAAG GTTATGATGTTTTTTAGTGCTCATGGTGTTCCGCTAGCTTATGTGGAAGAAGCTGGGGACCCTTACAAAGCAGAAATGGAGGAATGTGTAGATCTAATAATGGAAGAGCTGGAAAAACGAGGCATTACTAATGCATACACCCTTGCTTACCAG AGTCGAGTTGGACCTGTCGAATGGTTGAGACCCTACACCGATGAGACAATAGTTGAGCTTGGGCAAAAAGGAGTCAAAAGTCTACTTGCTGTTCCCATTAG CTTTGTCAGTGAGCATATTGAAACCCTTGAAGAAATTGATGTGGAGTACAAAGAGTTGGCTCTGAAATCAGGCATTCAGAACTGGGGGCGCGTACCTGCTTTAGGATGTGAGCCCACATTCATTTCTGATCTTGCAGACGCTGTTATCGAAAGTCTTCCTTATGTAGGAGCAATGGCAGCTTCCAGTCTTGAGGCTCGGCAG TCACTTGTTCCGCTTGGAAGCGTAGAGGAGCTCCTGGCAGCATATGACTCAAAACGTGGCGAGCTTCCTCCTCCAGTGACAGTGTGGGAATGGGGTTGGACCAGAAGTGCCGAGACCTGGAATGGCAGAGCAGCCATGTTAGCCGTCCTGGCATTGTTGGTCTTAGAAGTAACCACAGGAGAAGGCTTCTTGCACCAGTGGGGCATCCTCCCACGGTCGATCAACTGA